In Alosa alosa isolate M-15738 ecotype Scorff River chromosome 23, AALO_Geno_1.1, whole genome shotgun sequence, a single window of DNA contains:
- the LOC125288145 gene encoding homeobox protein engrailed-1-B-like isoform X2 — translation MEEQKDQNSRDSTEGESVSLSPNLPSPPILPHQAAQQVHRTTNFFIDNILRPDFGCKKELGNRERAQTSGRENVNPLVIRPSHASSLCQDSNCSSDSTSSSSSSSSSSPTSKQTSSSKSVEANGTSTQRFGENPTSVNASNGGAAATKESQPLLWPAWVYCTRYSDRPSSGPRTRKLKKKKNEKEDKRPRTAFTAEQLQRLKAEFQANRYITEQRRQSLAQELNLNESQIKIWFQNKRAKIKKATGYKNGLALQLMAQGLYNHSTTTVQEDKDDSE, via the exons ATGGAAGAGCAAAAGGATCAAAACAGTCGTGATTCGACCGAGGGTGAGAGTGTTTCTCTCTCGCCAAATCTACCGTCTCCACCGATTTTGCCTCACCAGGCTGCGCAGCAAGTACACAGAACCACAAACTTTTTTATTGACAATATCCTGCGGCCGGACTTCGGCTGCAAGAAGGAGCTTGGAAACCGTGAGCGGGCGCAGACTTCGGGCAGAGAGAACGTCAACCCGTTGGTCATAAGGCCATCGCACGCCAGCAGCCTCTGTCAGGATTCGAACTGCAGTAGCGACAGTACTTCTTCTTCATCGTCCTCTTCATCTTCGTCGCCGACTTCGAAGCAGACGTCGTCATCAAAGTCAGTCGAGGCCAATGGAACTAGTACGCAGAGATTCGGAGAAAACCCAACGTCAGTGAATGCGAGTAATGGAGGCGCCGCGGCCACCAAAGAAAGCCAGCCATTGCTGTGGCCTGCATGGGTGTATTGTACACGATATTCAGACAGACCGTCATCTG GCCCAAGGACGCGAAAattgaaaaagaagaaaaacgaGAAGGAAGACAAGCGACCCAGAACCGCCTTTACTGCCGAACAGCTGCAGAGACTTAAAGCCGAGTTTCAGGCTAATCGCTATATAACTGAGCAACGGAGACAGTCACTGGCCCAAGAACTGAATCTCAATGAGTCGCAAATCAAAATCTGGTTCCAAAACAAGAGGGCGAAAATAAAAAAGGCCACCGGCTACAAGAACGGCCTAGCCCTCCAACTGATGGCGCAGGGACTGTACAACCATTCCACGACCACGGTCCAAGAGGACAAGGATGATAGCGAGTAA
- the LOC125288145 gene encoding homeobox protein engrailed-1-B-like isoform X1, with protein MEEQKDQNSRDSTEGESVSLSPNLPSPPILPHQAAQQVHRTTNFFIDNILRPDFGCKKELGNRERAQTSGRENVNPLVIRPSHASSLCQDSNCSSDSTSSSSSSSSSSPTSKQTSSSKSVEANGTSTQRFGENPTSVNASNGGAAATKESQPLLWPAWVYCTRYSDRPSSVSTLGPRTRKLKKKKNEKEDKRPRTAFTAEQLQRLKAEFQANRYITEQRRQSLAQELNLNESQIKIWFQNKRAKIKKATGYKNGLALQLMAQGLYNHSTTTVQEDKDDSE; from the exons ATGGAAGAGCAAAAGGATCAAAACAGTCGTGATTCGACCGAGGGTGAGAGTGTTTCTCTCTCGCCAAATCTACCGTCTCCACCGATTTTGCCTCACCAGGCTGCGCAGCAAGTACACAGAACCACAAACTTTTTTATTGACAATATCCTGCGGCCGGACTTCGGCTGCAAGAAGGAGCTTGGAAACCGTGAGCGGGCGCAGACTTCGGGCAGAGAGAACGTCAACCCGTTGGTCATAAGGCCATCGCACGCCAGCAGCCTCTGTCAGGATTCGAACTGCAGTAGCGACAGTACTTCTTCTTCATCGTCCTCTTCATCTTCGTCGCCGACTTCGAAGCAGACGTCGTCATCAAAGTCAGTCGAGGCCAATGGAACTAGTACGCAGAGATTCGGAGAAAACCCAACGTCAGTGAATGCGAGTAATGGAGGCGCCGCGGCCACCAAAGAAAGCCAGCCATTGCTGTGGCCTGCATGGGTGTATTGTACACGATATTCAGACAGACCGTCATCTG TTTCTACACTAGGCCCAAGGACGCGAAAattgaaaaagaagaaaaacgaGAAGGAAGACAAGCGACCCAGAACCGCCTTTACTGCCGAACAGCTGCAGAGACTTAAAGCCGAGTTTCAGGCTAATCGCTATATAACTGAGCAACGGAGACAGTCACTGGCCCAAGAACTGAATCTCAATGAGTCGCAAATCAAAATCTGGTTCCAAAACAAGAGGGCGAAAATAAAAAAGGCCACCGGCTACAAGAACGGCCTAGCCCTCCAACTGATGGCGCAGGGACTGTACAACCATTCCACGACCACGGTCCAAGAGGACAAGGATGATAGCGAGTAA